CGATGTCCGCGCAGGAGGAGACCTTCCTCGTCGACGACCCGGCGACCGTCCTGCGCGACCTGCTGCCGCGGATGCGCGCGGCCGGCGCCGAGACGGTCGTCCTGCTGGCGCACCTCGGCGACGCGAAGTCGGAGGAGCTCCTCAAGCAGGTGCCCGGCATCGACGTCTGCGTCGTGGGCCACACGCAGCAGCCCTACCGGACCGAGCGCGTCGTGGACCAGACCGCGTTCCTGGCCTCTTCCTTCGAGGGCCGGTACGTGGGCCGGGCCGAGTGCTTCTTCGGCGTCGGGGGGCGGCTGGAGGCCGTCGACGTGACGATCGGGGATCTCGGCAAGGAGGTGGCCGACGACCCGGTGATGCTCGAGCGGGTCGAAGCCGTGAAGCAGAAGCTCGAACTGGCGCGCCTGGCCGCGCGCGGCTCCTACCAGCCCGTCCAGGGCTCGGCCGACGAGAAGTTCCTGACCGAGCGGGAGTGCCGCAAGTGCCACCAGGCGATCTGG
The sequence above is a segment of the bacterium genome. Coding sequences within it:
- a CDS encoding multiheme c-type cytochrome, with translation MSAQEETFLVDDPATVLRDLLPRMRAAGAETVVLLAHLGDAKSEELLKQVPGIDVCVVGHTQQPYRTERVVDQTAFLASSFEGRYVGRAECFFGVGGRLEAVDVTIGDLGKEVADDPVMLERVEAVKQKLELARLAARGSYQPVQGSADEKFLTERECRKCHQAIWEQLRTSPHAAALGTLARKGQSDSPECLVCHTTGYVFIGGYDDRPPGNLLANVQCEACHGYGTEHSRDGKWAARARSSCVTCHDQQNSPNFDYEKYWEQIKH